From a single Lolium rigidum isolate FL_2022 chromosome 7, APGP_CSIRO_Lrig_0.1, whole genome shotgun sequence genomic region:
- the LOC124674565 gene encoding probable protein phosphatase 2C 44 has product MVGRMERQTVSTSSASCSPSAASSSSSSACGGRKRPDILNMIRSATCLHSSSTDTGKGRSKLSSNKVTHGFHLVEGKSGHDMEDYHVAEYKCEKNHELGLFAIFDGHLGDRVPSYLRANLFCNILKEPLFWSNPHEAIKNAYDSTNKYILENAKQLGPGGSTAVTAIVVDGKDMWIANVGDSRAVLCERGAANQITVDHEPHTTNERQRIEQQGGFVTTFPGDVPRVNGQLAVARAFGDHSLKTHLSSEPDVRHVPINSSIEFVILASDGLWKVMKNQEAVDLVKSTKDPQAAAKRLTTEALARKSKDDISCIVIRFRC; this is encoded by the exons ATGGTCGGCCGGATGGAGCGGCAGACCGTGTCCACGTCCTCGGCGTCATGCtccccctccgccgcctcctcttcgtcctcctcggcaTGCGGCGGCAGGAAGCGGCCCGACATACTCAACATGATCCGG AGTGCAACATGTCTTCATTCATCATCTACTGATACTGGCAAGGGGCGGAGTAAGCTGTCGAGCAACAAAGTGACACATGGATTccacttggttgaagggaaatctGGCCATGATATGGAGGATTACCATGTAGCAGAGTACAAGTGTGAAAAgaaccatgagcttggcctcttcGCCATTTTCGATGGCCATTTGGGTGATCGTGTGCCGAGTTACTTGAGAGCTAACCTTTTCTGCAACATACTGAAAGAG CCTCTCTTCTGGAGTAACCCTCATGAAGCAATTAAAAATGCATATGACTCTACAAACAAATATATTCTAGAGAATGCCAAACAACTTGGACCAGGCGGTTCAACAGCAGTTACTGCTATTGTAGTTGATGGCAAAGATATGTGGATAGCAAATGTAGGTGACTCGAGGGCTGTTTTGTGTGAACGAGGTGCTGCTAATCAGATCACCGTGGACCATGAACCCCACACAACTAATGAAAGGCAGAGGATTGAACAGCAGGGTGGCTTTGTGACGACATTTCCTG GTGATGTCCCTCGGGTAAATGGTCAACTCGCAGTCGCAAGAGCCTTCGGTGACCATAGCCTCAAGACGCACTTGAGTTCTGAACCTGATGTTAGGCATGTACCTATAAACTCAAGTATAGAGTTTGTCATACTTGCCAGCGATGGATTATGGAAG GTGATGAAGAACCAGGAAGCCGTGGATCTCGTGAAGTCCACAAAGGACCCCCAGGCAGCAGCGAAGAGACTGACGACCGAAGCGCTCGCGAGGAAGAGCAAGGATGACATCTCCTGCATCGTCATCCGTTTCCGCTGCTGA